A section of the Metabacillus endolithicus genome encodes:
- a CDS encoding TAXI family TRAP transporter solute-binding subunit — protein sequence MKKMRNSLLFVMMLAFMMVIAACGGGAESESSSEENEETTENTSEEKQDLSLLTGGTGGTYYPLGGQIGKIMTDNTNANITPQTSGASAENMETLRAGEAELAFTQTDIAAYALEGKEMFDGNAIDTIQAIGSLYPETIQLVTTKDSGVQSVEDLKGKAVSVGAPGSGAYINAMQVLEVHGLTTEDIKPQNLSFDESTDGIQAGTIDAAFITAGTPTGAVEALSAQEDIVIVPIADDKVQELMDQYPYYSKDTVAAGTYKIAEDVNTVAVKAMLVVTKDLEEELVYEMTKALFENTDSITHAKGEFITPESALEGVGNLEFHPGATKYFEEKGLQ from the coding sequence GTGAAAAAAATGCGTAATAGCTTGTTGTTTGTCATGATGCTTGCTTTTATGATGGTAATCGCTGCATGTGGCGGTGGAGCTGAATCAGAAAGCTCGAGTGAAGAAAATGAAGAAACAACAGAAAACACCTCAGAAGAAAAACAAGATTTAAGCTTACTTACTGGCGGAACGGGTGGTACATATTATCCGCTAGGCGGGCAAATTGGTAAGATCATGACAGACAATACAAACGCAAACATCACACCTCAAACTTCAGGTGCATCTGCTGAAAACATGGAAACATTAAGAGCTGGTGAGGCTGAACTAGCATTTACACAAACAGATATCGCGGCATATGCACTTGAAGGAAAAGAAATGTTTGATGGAAATGCAATTGATACTATTCAAGCAATTGGATCACTGTATCCAGAAACAATTCAACTAGTCACAACGAAAGATAGCGGAGTCCAATCAGTAGAAGACCTTAAGGGGAAAGCTGTTTCCGTTGGTGCGCCTGGATCAGGTGCTTATATTAACGCCATGCAAGTTTTAGAGGTTCATGGATTAACAACTGAAGATATTAAACCACAAAATCTATCATTTGATGAGTCAACAGATGGTATCCAAGCAGGAACAATCGATGCTGCGTTTATTACTGCTGGAACACCAACTGGAGCAGTTGAAGCTCTATCAGCTCAAGAAGACATTGTAATTGTTCCAATTGCAGACGATAAAGTTCAAGAGCTAATGGATCAATATCCATACTACTCAAAGGATACAGTTGCAGCTGGAACATATAAGATTGCAGAAGATGTAAACACTGTAGCAGTAAAAGCGATGCTTGTCGTAACAAAAGATCTAGAGGAAGAATTAGTCTATGAAATGACAAAAGCATTGTTTGAAAATACAGATTCAATTACACATGCAAAAGGTGAGTTCATTACACCGGAATCTGCACTTGAAGGTGTGGGAAATTTAGAATTCCACCCAGGTGCAACTAAGTATTTTGAAGAAAAGGGCCTTCAATAA
- a CDS encoding fumarylacetoacetate hydrolase family protein yields the protein MKNGYVKFSETRTLQEVVIDTDKKALTLSKETLALDKCNLDVPINGTVYGTLLNYKGELEKLGSQLNEAPYKNPPVAPVLYIKPVNTLNRSNKPIPLPNDTRELQIGAALGIVFNKVTSMVSEQNALDYVLGYTIVNDVSIPHESYFRPAIKQKARDGFCPVAPWIVKKEEIANPDNLEIKVFINGELRQQNSTANLVRSVVKLISDVSQFMTFNEGDTLLVGVPENQPLVQNLDHIRIEIEGIGSLENTVKL from the coding sequence ATGAAGAACGGTTATGTAAAGTTTTCTGAAACCCGAACATTGCAAGAAGTTGTCATAGATACTGACAAGAAAGCATTAACCCTTTCAAAAGAAACCCTAGCTTTGGATAAATGTAATCTAGATGTTCCTATTAACGGAACAGTTTACGGAACTCTATTAAATTATAAAGGTGAACTAGAAAAACTAGGTTCTCAATTGAATGAAGCACCTTATAAAAATCCACCGGTAGCTCCTGTCTTATATATTAAACCTGTAAATACTTTAAATCGATCTAATAAACCGATCCCTCTACCTAACGATACTCGTGAACTTCAGATTGGAGCAGCGTTAGGGATCGTCTTTAATAAGGTTACTTCAATGGTTAGTGAACAGAATGCATTGGATTATGTTTTAGGATACACAATTGTAAACGATGTCAGCATTCCACATGAAAGTTATTTCAGACCAGCAATCAAACAAAAGGCAAGAGACGGTTTTTGTCCAGTTGCTCCTTGGATTGTTAAAAAAGAAGAAATAGCAAATCCAGATAACCTTGAAATTAAAGTCTTCATTAATGGTGAATTACGACAACAAAATTCAACTGCAAATCTAGTACGTTCTGTCGTTAAACTAATTTCTGATGTTTCCCAGTTTATGACTTTCAATGAAGGTGACACTCTTCTAGTAGGTGTCCCTGAAAATCAACCTCTAGTACAAAATCTTGATCACATACGAATTGAGATCGAAGGCATCGGCTCTTTAGAAAATACAGTTAAACTATAG
- the tyrS gene encoding tyrosine--tRNA ligase, with the protein MSELITNLTQEQLQEVKRQLAIYAQGVQEIIPTEELEQKIARSVLENRPLKIKLGLDPSAPDVHLGHTVVLNKMRQFQENGHIIQLIIGDFTGKIGDPTGKSVARKQLTDEEVKHNAKTYFEQFAKVIDMDKVELHYNSKWLSQLNFEDVIQLAGKITVARLLERDDFEERIAFNKPISLHEFFYPLMQGYDSVMLECDIELGGTDQHFNILMGRHFQEKYGKEKQVALLMPLLEGLDGVEKMSKSKKNYIGIDESPQEMYGKAMSIPDELMSKYFELVTDFTPDEVKTITEDLNVGILHPRDAKMLLAKTIVRMYHGADAAEKAENHFITVFQKGTMPDEIPVIKWTGQDQVSIPDLIVELDLLTSKSEVRRMISNNGIKLNGEKVEDPQLQVSITNGLIVQVGKRKFIKIQK; encoded by the coding sequence ATGAGTGAATTAATAACGAATTTAACCCAAGAACAATTACAAGAAGTAAAGAGACAGCTTGCTATTTACGCTCAAGGTGTACAGGAAATTATTCCAACTGAAGAACTGGAACAGAAAATAGCAAGATCGGTACTGGAAAATCGACCACTTAAAATAAAATTAGGGTTGGATCCTTCAGCACCTGATGTTCATCTCGGACATACTGTTGTTCTTAACAAGATGAGACAATTTCAAGAAAATGGTCATATTATTCAGCTGATTATTGGAGATTTTACGGGCAAAATAGGTGACCCGACAGGAAAGTCAGTAGCAAGAAAACAGTTAACTGATGAAGAAGTAAAACATAATGCTAAAACATACTTTGAGCAGTTTGCAAAAGTAATTGATATGGACAAAGTTGAATTACACTATAACTCTAAATGGTTGTCTCAGCTTAACTTTGAGGATGTTATCCAACTAGCAGGAAAAATAACAGTAGCCAGGCTTTTAGAAAGAGATGATTTTGAGGAAAGAATCGCTTTTAATAAGCCGATTTCTCTTCACGAATTCTTTTACCCGTTAATGCAAGGCTACGATTCAGTAATGCTGGAGTGTGATATTGAGTTAGGTGGAACAGATCAGCATTTTAATATTCTAATGGGCAGACATTTCCAAGAAAAGTACGGAAAAGAAAAGCAGGTTGCATTATTAATGCCGTTATTAGAAGGGCTTGATGGTGTTGAGAAAATGTCCAAATCAAAGAAAAATTACATTGGAATTGATGAAAGTCCTCAAGAAATGTATGGGAAAGCAATGTCAATTCCAGATGAATTAATGAGTAAATACTTTGAACTAGTAACTGATTTCACACCAGATGAAGTAAAAACAATAACAGAAGATTTAAATGTTGGTATTCTTCATCCTAGAGATGCAAAAATGTTACTTGCCAAAACAATTGTAAGAATGTACCACGGAGCAGATGCTGCAGAAAAGGCAGAAAATCATTTTATTACCGTTTTCCAAAAAGGTACAATGCCTGATGAAATTCCTGTCATAAAATGGACTGGACAAGATCAGGTATCGATTCCAGATCTAATAGTCGAGTTAGACCTACTAACTTCAAAGAGTGAAGTACGTAGAATGATTAGCAATAATGGAATTAAATTAAATGGAGAAAAGGTAGAAGATCCTCAATTACAAGTTTCAATAACAAACGGATTAATTGTTCAGGTTGGGAAGCGTAAATTTATTAAGATACAAAAGTAA
- a CDS encoding methyl-accepting chemotaxis protein, giving the protein MKVTGKLIISYLIIAFILIGVGSFATFGLSKLNNNGKDMYEDRLIPINHLANLIGFAEETMVVMLSSVLTEDSSMIGTANEYMAEVDTILKDYGNRQMDTQEVEIFETVNIEWNKFKTLTNENINLIKEGQFEEAEIGINKATTPFYNVSANLEKLAMLNEELAKKLQEQNQVNYEKTSLSIIISSIIAVILAILIGLFMGRGIGGPLRYISNQMKKISEGNLTGKEMMLKRKDEIGQVAYSLDMMKNNLKTIIKDVSAASENLSNQSEELTQSSHEVTEGSNQIAMTMQELSDGSESQANHTGDLSQVMDSFISKLQDANINGKDIHQSTNDVLFMTTEGSKLMKNSVEQMGIIDHVVMNAVKNVKGLDIQTQEITKLVNVIKDIAEQTNLLALNAAIEAARAGEHGKGFAVVADEVRKLAEQVSSSVMDITAIVQEIQKESSGVVDSLQEGYGEVKKGTAQITKTGETFQNISYAVNEMISKIKTITINLEDISQDGQMMNASIQEIASVSEESAAGIEQTAATIDLARSSMEEVAQSSSYLAKLAEELNGLVLKFKV; this is encoded by the coding sequence ATGAAAGTCACTGGAAAGTTAATAATTTCTTATTTAATCATTGCATTTATTCTTATTGGAGTTGGTTCCTTTGCTACATTTGGACTTTCTAAATTAAATAATAATGGTAAGGATATGTACGAAGATCGACTAATTCCAATCAATCATTTAGCGAATCTTATAGGGTTTGCAGAAGAAACCATGGTCGTAATGCTTTCTTCAGTACTAACAGAAGATTCATCAATGATTGGTACTGCAAATGAGTATATGGCTGAAGTAGATACAATATTAAAAGATTATGGAAATAGACAGATGGATACACAAGAAGTAGAAATTTTTGAAACAGTAAATATAGAATGGAATAAATTTAAGACACTAACAAATGAAAATATAAACCTCATAAAAGAGGGACAGTTTGAAGAAGCGGAAATAGGTATAAACAAAGCTACTACACCTTTTTATAACGTTTCGGCAAACTTAGAAAAACTAGCAATGCTAAATGAAGAACTTGCTAAAAAATTACAAGAACAAAATCAAGTGAATTATGAAAAAACGTCACTATCCATTATCATTTCTAGTATCATTGCAGTTATTTTAGCCATTCTAATCGGATTATTTATGGGCAGGGGAATTGGCGGGCCTTTACGATATATCTCTAATCAGATGAAGAAAATCTCGGAAGGGAACCTCACAGGGAAGGAAATGATGCTAAAAAGGAAAGATGAAATTGGACAAGTTGCTTATAGTTTGGATATGATGAAAAATAATTTAAAAACAATTATAAAAGATGTATCAGCAGCTTCTGAAAACCTTTCCAATCAAAGTGAAGAGTTAACGCAATCTTCTCACGAGGTAACTGAGGGTTCGAATCAAATTGCTATGACAATGCAGGAGTTATCAGATGGTTCGGAATCACAAGCTAATCATACTGGTGACTTATCACAAGTGATGGATTCATTCATTTCAAAATTACAGGATGCTAATATAAATGGTAAGGATATTCATCAATCGACAAATGATGTCTTGTTCATGACCACAGAAGGTAGCAAGTTAATGAAAAACTCAGTAGAACAAATGGGAATTATAGATCATGTAGTTATGAACGCCGTTAAAAATGTAAAGGGACTGGATATACAAACCCAGGAAATTACTAAGTTAGTAAATGTGATTAAAGATATTGCTGAACAAACAAATCTTTTAGCTTTGAATGCTGCAATAGAAGCTGCCCGTGCTGGTGAACATGGAAAAGGTTTTGCTGTGGTTGCTGATGAGGTTAGAAAGCTCGCAGAACAAGTAAGTTCATCTGTTATGGACATTACGGCCATTGTCCAAGAAATTCAAAAAGAATCTTCAGGAGTAGTGGATTCCTTACAAGAAGGGTATGGAGAGGTAAAAAAAGGTACTGCTCAAATTACTAAAACGGGAGAGACTTTCCAAAATATAAGTTATGCAGTAAACGAGATGATTAGCAAAATTAAAACGATCACAATAAATTTAGAAGATATTTCACAAGATGGTCAGATGATGAATGCCTCGATTCAAGAAATTGCATCAGTCTCTGAGGAATCAGCTGCAGGTATTGAACAAACTGCTGCTACAATTGATCTGGCTAGAAGCTCTATGGAAGAAGTTGCTCAAAGTTCTTCTTACCTAGCTAAACTTGCTGAAGAATTAAATGGGCTTGTTCTCAAGTTTAAGGTTTAA
- a CDS encoding symporter small accessory protein — MLGMEDITITFAWLATVLTMIGCVIYGVIMWNRGDDDEEESR; from the coding sequence ATGTTGGGGATGGAAGATATAACAATAACTTTCGCTTGGTTAGCAACTGTTTTAACAATGATAGGTTGTGTTATTTATGGAGTAATTATGTGGAACCGTGGTGATGACGACGAGGAGGAATCGAGATGA
- a CDS encoding sodium:solute symporter family protein: MTTRRNRDEFSKFNSNCHFVSGHYVRLAYYGYRTTRSNEDYLVGGRNTNAIIMALSYGATFTSTSAIIGFGGLAAMNGFGLIWLAFLNIFIGVFIAFAVFGKRIRKLSVNLEAYTFSELLGRHYQSKFITILSGMFIFIFMPAYTSVVLIGGGRFLEQALSIDYNIGLLILAVIVGIYVIGGGIKAVLYTDAFAAAIMIIGMAIFLFMSYQAVGGIVEGHNTLTSMEDLVPQALIDQGHQGWTSMPAIGSPMWWTLVSTIIMGVGIGVLAQPQLTMRFMTVKNNKAMNRSVLVGGVFMFFITGAAYMIGPISNVYFYKNEGDIAINIANGNPDLVIPMFISEIMPEWFVYLFTLTLISAVISTISSLIHLQGTAFGQDILSNLGIKSVLGIDSSRIGVLIGLQVLLFYPIYYLVGSLHRQQPFGLEFVQLDFYLR; encoded by the coding sequence ATGACGACGAGGAGGAATCGAGATGAATTTAGCAAATTTAATTCCAATTGTCATTTTGTATCTGGTCATTATGTCAGGCTTGCTTATTATGGTTATCGTACAACAAGGTCAAATGAAGATTACTTAGTTGGGGGAAGAAATACAAATGCAATCATCATGGCCCTTTCTTATGGAGCAACGTTTACTAGTACCTCAGCCATAATTGGGTTTGGTGGATTGGCAGCTATGAATGGGTTTGGTCTTATTTGGTTGGCATTTTTAAATATATTCATTGGGGTATTTATAGCATTTGCTGTATTTGGAAAAAGAATTAGAAAATTATCAGTAAACTTGGAAGCGTATACTTTTTCTGAACTTCTTGGTAGGCATTATCAATCTAAATTTATAACTATCCTTTCTGGAATGTTCATTTTTATATTTATGCCTGCATACACAAGTGTGGTCCTAATTGGTGGAGGGAGGTTTCTCGAGCAAGCTCTATCAATCGATTATAATATTGGACTTCTAATTCTTGCAGTTATAGTTGGAATCTATGTTATTGGTGGCGGAATTAAGGCGGTTTTATACACAGATGCCTTTGCGGCTGCTATCATGATTATCGGTATGGCAATCTTTTTATTTATGAGCTATCAAGCAGTAGGTGGCATAGTAGAAGGACATAATACGTTAACTTCAATGGAAGACTTAGTTCCACAGGCACTAATTGATCAGGGCCATCAAGGTTGGACATCAATGCCAGCTATTGGATCACCGATGTGGTGGACACTTGTAAGTACAATCATTATGGGGGTAGGAATTGGTGTTTTAGCTCAGCCACAGTTAACGATGCGATTTATGACAGTGAAAAACAATAAAGCGATGAATCGCTCGGTTTTAGTTGGTGGAGTATTTATGTTTTTTATAACTGGAGCAGCTTATATGATTGGGCCAATCAGCAATGTTTATTTTTATAAAAATGAAGGAGACATTGCGATCAATATAGCGAATGGAAATCCTGATCTAGTTATTCCGATGTTTATTAGTGAGATTATGCCAGAGTGGTTTGTTTATTTGTTTACATTAACACTAATTTCAGCTGTTATTTCTACAATAAGCTCTCTTATTCATCTTCAAGGAACAGCATTTGGTCAAGATATATTAAGTAATTTGGGTATAAAATCTGTTTTAGGTATAGATAGTTCACGTATTGGGGTTCTGATAGGCTTGCAGGTGCTGTTATTCTATCCTATATATTACCTGGTGGGGTCATTGCACAGGCAACAGCCTTTTGGTTTGGAATTTGTGCAGCTGGATTTTTACCTACGATGA
- a CDS encoding tyrosine-type recombinase/integrase, with amino-acid sequence MPKITFHDLRHLHATTLMASGENPKVVADRLGHSRVQVTLVIYSHVSTELQRLTANKFEEDFFKDNVR; translated from the coding sequence TTGCCTAAGATTACATTTCATGATTTACGCCACCTCCATGCTACTACTTTAATGGCATCAGGTGAAAATCCAAAAGTTGTTGCTGATCGACTAGGACATAGTCGTGTTCAAGTGACTTTAGTTATTTACTCACATGTTAGTACAGAGTTACAAAGGCTCACTGCAAATAAGTTTGAAGAAGATTTTTTTAAGGACAATGTGCGCTAA
- a CDS encoding HAD family hydrolase produces MQKVIFIDVDGTLVNENGVIPESAISAVKKARENGHLVLVCTGRSKAELFHEIKEVGFDGIIGAAGGYIEFGGKVLLHERVKPADVQHLVNFFSLHEIDFYLESNGGLFASDNCKNRVRTIIDKFLADNPESKEEVEKGLMPFRDSLIVGEELVRDDINKVSFLGSNLPIEVITKEFQSKFNVIPSTVPSFGKNSGELSVPGIHKATAIEKLLQHLKIDKEHTFAYGDGLNDLEMLEYVQYGIAMGNAKIAVKKVADDITDSHNDHGIYNSFKKYGLI; encoded by the coding sequence ATGCAAAAAGTTATATTTATAGACGTAGACGGAACATTAGTAAATGAAAACGGGGTGATTCCTGAATCAGCCATATCTGCAGTTAAGAAGGCAAGGGAAAACGGTCATCTTGTACTTGTATGCACTGGACGATCTAAGGCTGAACTATTCCACGAAATAAAAGAAGTTGGTTTTGATGGGATTATCGGGGCTGCAGGTGGTTATATTGAATTTGGAGGAAAGGTGTTGTTACATGAACGAGTCAAGCCAGCAGATGTTCAACACCTTGTGAATTTTTTTAGCTTACATGAAATTGATTTCTACTTAGAATCTAATGGTGGTTTATTTGCTAGTGACAACTGTAAAAATCGTGTCAGAACTATAATTGATAAATTTCTTGCTGACAATCCCGAAAGTAAAGAAGAAGTTGAAAAAGGGTTAATGCCTTTTCGTGATTCGCTAATTGTTGGAGAAGAATTGGTAAGGGATGATATAAATAAAGTCTCATTTTTAGGATCAAATTTACCGATTGAAGTTATAACTAAAGAATTTCAGTCTAAATTTAATGTAATCCCTAGCACGGTTCCTTCATTCGGTAAAAATAGTGGGGAGCTATCTGTACCAGGTATTCATAAGGCAACTGCAATTGAAAAACTACTTCAGCATCTTAAGATAGATAAAGAACATACATTTGCATATGGTGATGGTTTAAATGACTTAGAAATGCTTGAATATGTTCAATATGGGATTGCCATGGGGAATGCTAAAATAGCTGTAAAAAAGGTAGCGGATGATATTACAGATAGCCACAATGATCATGGTATCTATAATAGTTTTAAAAAGTATGGATTGATATAG
- a CDS encoding spore coat protein — protein sequence MNNDHLDPINSLHVPELADTTFAMDFLMRAKDAVRNTAVALTETVSPDLRNMLRKQLMQSIAMHQEITELMVEKKWFHPHDLKEQYQLDQLSAKNTIMVGNMNLFPVESNRKGMFDRTPDEH from the coding sequence TTGAACAACGATCATTTAGATCCAATTAATTCGTTACATGTTCCTGAGTTAGCAGATACCACGTTTGCCATGGATTTTCTCATGCGAGCAAAAGATGCGGTGCGAAATACAGCTGTGGCATTAACTGAGACTGTCTCACCTGATTTAAGAAACATGCTGCGTAAGCAACTAATGCAGAGTATTGCCATGCATCAAGAAATTACAGAGCTTATGGTCGAGAAAAAATGGTTCCACCCTCATGATTTAAAAGAACAATATCAATTAGATCAGCTATCGGCAAAAAATACAATCATGGTTGGAAACATGAACCTATTCCCTGTCGAATCAAATAGAAAAGGAATGTTCGATCGTACACCTGATGAACATTAA
- a CDS encoding spore gernimation protein GerQ, whose product MDSQKLAAHESIDLHEIINFKTLCVAKSKLMQGLVFDQDLRELMQKDVDQSIQALTELQAIYQRAPFEAPVPESKPTPIIN is encoded by the coding sequence ATGGATTCACAAAAATTAGCAGCTCATGAATCTATAGACTTACATGAGATTATAAACTTTAAAACTTTATGCGTGGCAAAATCAAAGCTTATGCAGGGCCTCGTTTTTGATCAGGATCTTAGAGAACTCATGCAAAAAGATGTTGATCAATCGATTCAGGCTTTAACTGAGTTACAAGCAATTTATCAACGTGCTCCTTTTGAAGCACCAGTACCTGAGAGCAAACCAACACCAATTATTAATTGA
- a CDS encoding fumarylacetoacetate hydrolase family protein, which translates to MKTARVAYNGSIHSAEESEGNVKLANGLIVKEEEVVWLPPVEPQTVFALGLNYADHAKELSFNAPTEPLVFLKGPNTFVGHRSKTVRPSDAINMHYECELAVVIGETVKNIKKEDAYNYVAGYTIANDYAIRDYLENYYRPNLKVKNRDTCTPIGPWLVDAKDIPDPMNLTLRTYVNGKVTQEGTTKDMIFDIPMLIEYLSSFMTLNKNDIILTGTPKGLINTKVGDEVITEIEGIGRLVNTIISD; encoded by the coding sequence ATGAAAACAGCACGTGTAGCTTATAATGGTTCTATCCATTCTGCTGAGGAATCGGAAGGAAATGTTAAATTAGCAAATGGTCTGATTGTTAAGGAAGAAGAAGTTGTGTGGTTACCACCGGTTGAGCCACAGACAGTATTTGCTTTAGGTTTAAATTATGCAGATCATGCAAAGGAATTATCGTTTAATGCACCAACAGAGCCGCTTGTTTTTTTAAAAGGACCTAATACATTTGTCGGACATCGTTCCAAAACAGTACGTCCTTCAGACGCAATAAATATGCATTATGAATGTGAACTAGCTGTTGTTATTGGAGAAACAGTAAAAAATATAAAAAAAGAAGATGCCTATAATTACGTAGCAGGATATACAATCGCAAATGACTACGCAATCAGAGATTATCTTGAAAACTACTATAGACCAAATCTTAAAGTTAAAAATCGCGACACATGTACCCCAATCGGTCCTTGGTTGGTAGATGCAAAAGATATCCCGGATCCTATGAATCTTACATTGCGTACATATGTGAACGGAAAAGTTACTCAAGAAGGTACAACTAAAGATATGATCTTTGATATTCCAATGCTAATCGAATATTTAAGTAGTTTCATGACATTAAATAAAAACGATATCATCCTTACTGGTACACCTAAAGGATTAATTAATACAAAGGTTGGCGATGAGGTTATTACCGAAATTGAAGGAATTGGTAGATTAGTAAACACAATCATTAGTGACTAA
- a CDS encoding 5-carboxymethyl-2-hydroxymuconate Delta-isomerase, with translation MPHFIVEYTDNIKNDANIPLLLEKVNHILISKAPLFPVGGIRSRGIELKDYYIADGKEDDAFVHATLKIGAGRSEEAKNETCEEIFNAIKDHFAELYGKRYLALSMELFEFSEAGTYKQNNIHKRFKK, from the coding sequence ATGCCCCATTTTATTGTTGAATATACAGATAATATTAAAAACGATGCTAATATTCCTTTGCTGCTAGAAAAAGTTAATCATATTCTAATCTCAAAGGCTCCTCTTTTCCCCGTAGGAGGAATACGTTCACGAGGAATTGAATTAAAAGACTACTATATTGCAGATGGAAAAGAAGACGATGCTTTTGTTCATGCTACACTTAAGATTGGAGCAGGTCGATCTGAAGAAGCTAAAAATGAAACTTGTGAAGAGATCTTCAATGCCATAAAAGATCATTTTGCTGAACTTTATGGAAAAAGATATTTAGCACTATCTATGGAACTTTTTGAATTTAGTGAGGCAGGGACGTATAAGCAAAATAATATTCATAAGAGATTTAAAAAATAG
- a CDS encoding zinc-dependent alcohol dehydrogenase, with translation MKAVTYQGIKNVEVKEVEDPKIQKPDDMIVKVTSTAICGSDLHLIHGMIPNMQEDYVIGHEPMGIVEEVGPEVTKVKKGDRVIIPFNIACGECQYCKSNLESQCDNSNDNGEMGAYFGYSGNTGGYPGGQAEYLRVPFANFTHFKIPESCEEPDEKLSVISDAMSTGYWSVENAGVKDGDTVIVLGCGPVGLFAQKFCWLKGAKRVIAVDYIPYRLEHAKRTNKVETVNFEEHENVGSYLKEITKGGADVVIDAVGMDGKMTDMEFLATGLRLQGGAMSALVMASQAVRKCGTIQITGVYGGRYNGFPLGDIMQRNVNIRSGQAPMIHLMPYMFELVSTGKIDPGDVVSHVLPLSEAKRGYEIFDTRTDNCIKVVLKP, from the coding sequence ATGAAGGCCGTAACCTATCAAGGCATCAAAAATGTTGAGGTAAAAGAAGTAGAAGATCCAAAAATCCAAAAGCCAGATGACATGATTGTCAAAGTAACAAGTACAGCCATTTGTGGATCTGATTTGCATTTAATCCACGGAATGATACCAAATATGCAGGAAGACTATGTGATCGGTCATGAGCCAATGGGAATCGTTGAAGAGGTCGGCCCTGAAGTTACGAAGGTAAAAAAAGGGGATCGTGTGATTATTCCTTTTAATATCGCATGTGGTGAATGCCAATATTGTAAAAGCAATCTTGAGAGTCAATGTGATAACTCAAATGATAACGGAGAAATGGGTGCATACTTTGGCTATTCAGGTAACACAGGTGGCTATCCAGGTGGACAAGCTGAATACTTAAGAGTTCCTTTTGCCAATTTTACACATTTCAAAATACCTGAAAGCTGTGAAGAACCTGATGAGAAATTAAGTGTTATTTCTGACGCCATGTCAACAGGCTATTGGAGTGTGGAAAATGCCGGTGTCAAGGACGGTGACACAGTCATTGTATTAGGATGTGGACCTGTTGGCCTTTTCGCTCAAAAATTTTGTTGGCTAAAAGGAGCAAAGCGAGTAATTGCTGTTGACTATATTCCCTATCGCTTAGAGCATGCGAAAAGAACAAATAAAGTAGAAACCGTTAATTTTGAGGAACATGAAAATGTAGGAAGTTACCTGAAAGAAATCACAAAAGGTGGAGCAGATGTTGTCATTGATGCAGTTGGTATGGACGGAAAAATGACCGACATGGAATTCCTCGCTACCGGATTAAGACTTCAAGGTGGAGCGATGAGTGCACTTGTAATGGCTTCTCAAGCTGTTCGCAAATGCGGAACCATCCAAATTACGGGCGTGTATGGTGGCCGATATAATGGTTTCCCTTTAGGAGATATTATGCAACGCAACGTAAATATCCGTTCTGGACAAGCCCCTATGATTCACTTAATGCCATACATGTTTGAACTAGTTTCTACTGGAAAAATTGATCCAGGTGATGTTGTTAGTCACGTACTCCCACTAAGTGAAGCAAAACGTGGGTATGAAATTTTTGATACAAGAACGGATAATTGTATCAAAGTTGTATTAAAACCATAG